A single window of Channa argus isolate prfri chromosome 10, Channa argus male v1.0, whole genome shotgun sequence DNA harbors:
- the atg2a gene encoding autophagy-related protein 2 homolog A isoform X1, producing the protein MSCWLFPWSGSIKKRACRYLLQHYLGHFLQERLSLDQLGLDLYNGSGVIKEINLDVWAVNELLESLGAPLEIVDGFVSSIGVTIPWQALLTDHCTLEVSGLQITCRPKYRTSGVWDSQGWSSSMTSSMQLAQECLKDPPEASEEPPAPLEGLEMFAQTIETVLRRIKVTFLDTIVRIEHQSLDLETGVALEMHIKRLEYFDEAVRDPASQTVVPVDIHQPPAFLHKILQLSSVQLFYDSTGIVQCPPEEEHPDSGTGSEGEDEETEKGAEPQVSAPCPPSQPLLIGSCSGFIETTVKIKQNDMLPGPKLELDGKVGCVHMLVSPDQITHLTDLLAALCIDTEPDTQCGGVHSRPLDSDDLRMIEDDLSKQLGSSPRDREGDADPDLEPYVTSLANGDMFYSMGPAGMISSVLSARSGSELSDSDMESSTNSLTSLTQPTLLAKQGMVNCPRRYPVAGCLSSLPQASGQSRGRSNSGQAEQLKADVLMRLSLGGLTLTLLQEDPPSRPDGASSLAQVSQVFFRELAFFKDSMFSERDFNHLRGGFAKACPHSHLRLTGAAVQVACEIRSGRHHSRAVTSDLSFSRLELLECLWEDGKPEHSELLQFQKAGLFTVGAIARPCAKVHYSLSEKNFCKGKQRVVRRDSVVRVELAELTTELDLDILSRLGSLSKAFSYCPTQTTGPGLAQTQSSELYSSFTLLSPHTVLRLRFPIPDLRPLPKRRLPTQRAVRQETLVLELTELELKHQEAPDLQGEQNTQGQAWAPCLTQLLEASFTDLHGSYEGWEGGSFPCIRVKKDRDTLPRISVRVRGGEALGPATGLSGMNLGFIGDLGAAFCESHCELNDKTSSPFSSNRTMFETEEMVIPADPEEMSQFQAQCVSQCQCAVDISLPLAYILLPSKQAFQSIYNRINNDLLMWEPPPPPSAYSPDQSRYHHSDDFQLCKSAFRLDSDSEEDEPPFYLASESAGRTQQTAPCPNHNLSLLSLTVFISKGRLEARTDRKEDQSHGEIVLDLEGGKIFSVAQHQNDPNLNFLCLESRRVELYHRAGVKDTPIPQRLEMPSFTPPKDLDPTIYPTEVGVSSVSGRETEPHMLSTAIKITLDLQRNVKEFVVALRLQGATMRHYVTQTSQSWHEHLVDFLDVIDDPILGYTAPAVITVLHTHLATCAVDYRPLYLPLRVLFTAESFSLSSNIIVDTATFHLRFILDDSALYLSDKCETNTVDLRREYVCVLDIDLLELAITTWKGSATAKLAQPLFELRCSNNVVHLHTCADSCAALVNLLQYLVSQGDLHPPPRHTSPTEIAGQKLPLSESPASGMPCPPAETAEINQYDLADALIDTEKNYREESLDPVSPSVPRGSPVSVYLFPGEASKHSSSVLEGEDSELDQLVATATEAQADMSDECSEGSSDNDDFCILEAPGMGIPPKDGEPVVTVLSQGSIRVKDSHFSRPRGSSDLLRAPSRFPVPQSRVVLREISVVWHLYGGKDFGGKPISVHAQHANRGRLVPAGVRGSPSRSITSSRPQNSWRWAGGSGRQHTLLMEIQLTKVSFQHESYPVAVAGQDGDGSVAAGVGVGSGGEHPVSRQVFIVQELEVRDRLASSQLNKFLYLYTSESMPRRAHSNMLTVKALQVCPESGLGGPECCLRVSLLPLRLNIDQDALFFLKDFFSDLSSSVNPYLPVDPATEVKADANQKASEEAAAATGLGPDLTASIETTYSEQSSSSAGSSSSSDQPIYFREFRFTSEVPIWLDYQGKHVVIEQGTFAGILIGLAQLNCSELKLKRLCCRHGLLGVDKVIQYAVTEWLTDIRKNQLPGILGGVGPMHSVVQLFHGVRDLFWLPIEQYRKDGRIIRGLQRGAASFGTSTASAALELSNRLVQAIQATAETVYDILSPTPPLNRYAITEGRPRRAAQPADLREGVAKAYDTVREGVIDTAQTLCDVASRGHEQKGLPGAVGGVLRQIPPTVVRPLIVASEATSNLLGGMRNQIKPDARKEDFLKWRTEDSQE; encoded by the exons ATGTCTTGCTGGCTTTTCCCCTGGTCAGGCTCAATCAAGAAGCGGGCCTGTCGGTACCTCTTACAGCACTACCTCGGACACTTTTTGCAGGAAAGACTGAGCCTGGACCAGCTGGGCTTGGACCTGTACAATGGCAGCGGTGTCATCAAGGAAATCAACCTCGATGTCTGG GCGGTCAATGAGCTTTTGGAGTCTTTGGGGGCTCCACTGGAGATAGTGGATGGCTTTGTGAGCAGTATAGGAGTGACCATCCCATGGCAAGCTCTCCTTACTGATCACTGCACCTTAGAAGTTTCTGGTCTTCAAATAACATGTCGGCCCAAGTACCGGACCA GTGGGGTATGGGACTCCCAAGGCTGGTCATCAAGTATGACCTCCAGCATGCAGCTGGCTCAGGAGTGCTTGAAGGACCCCCCAGAGGCATCCGAGGAGCCACCTGCCCCTCTGGAGGGGCTTGAGATGTTTGCACAAACCATTGAGACAG tcctTCGTCGCATTAAAGTCACCTTTCTAGACACTATCGTCCGCATTGAGCATCAGTCCCTGGACCTGGAAACAGGCGTTGCCTTAGAGATGCACATCAAACG GTTGGAGTACTTTGATGAGGCAGTGCGAGATCCAGCCAGTCAGACGGTTGTCCCTGTTGACATCCACCAGCCTCCCGCCTTCCTGCACAAGATCTTGCAGCTGAGTTCTGTTCAGCTCTTTTACGACAGCACCGGCATAGTACAG TGTCCTCCTGAGGAGGAACATCCAGATTCAGGCACTGGTAGTGAAGGAGAGGatgaggagacagagaaaggggcAGAACCACAGGTATCAGCTCCCTGTCCCCCATCTCAGCCTCTGCTCATAGGAAGCTGCTCTGGTTTCATTGAGACTACCGTCAAGATCAAACAGAACGATATGCTGCCTGGACCGAAG TTGGAGTTGGATGGGAAGGTGGGCTGTGTCCACATGCTGGTGTCTCCAGATCAAATAACCCATCTGACAGACCTGCTGGCAGCCCTCTGTATAGACACTG AGCCAGATACTCAGTGTGGGGGAGTACACAGCCGCCCGTTAGACTCAGATGACCTGCGTATGATTGAGGACGACCTCAGTAAGCAGCTTGGCTCCAGTCCTAGAGACAGGGAGGGGGACGCAGATCCTGACCTGGAGCCCTACGTCACCAGCCTTGCAAATGGAG ATATGTTTTACTCCATGGGTCCTGCCGGGATGATCAGTAGTGTGTTGTCTGCACGCTCTGGCAGCGAACTGTCAGACAGTGATATGGAATCCTCAACAAATAGTCTGACCAGCCTCACCCAGCCAACATTACTGGCTAAACAG GGCATGGTCAACTGTCCCAGGAGATATCCTGTAGCAGGTTGCCTGTCAAGTCTACCGCAGGCCAGCGGTCAGTCCAGAG GACGTTCCAACAGTGGCCAGGCAGAGCAGCTGAAGGCTGATGTTTTGATGCGTTTGTCACTTGGCGGGCTCACCCTAACCCTGCTGCAGGAGGACCCACCCTCTAGGCCAGATGGTGCCTCATCATTGGCTCAGGTGTCTCAGGTGTTCTTCCGAGAGTTGGCTTTCTTCAAGGACAGCATGTTCAGTGAGAGAGATTTCAATCATCTGAGAGGGGGCTTTGCAAAGGCCTGCCCACATTCCCATCTCAG ACTAACTGGAGCAGCAGTGCAGGTTGCTTGTGAGATACGGAGTGGGAGACATCACAGTCGAGCCGTGACCTCTGATCTTTCCTTTAGCAGACTGGAGCTGTTAGAGTGCCTCTGGGAGGATGGCAAGCCAGAGCACAGTGAG tTGCTTCAATTCCAGAAAGCTGGTCTGTTCACAGTTGGAGCTATAGCCAGGCCGTGTGCTAAAGTACACTACAGCCTCAgtgaaaaaaacttttgtaag GGTAAACAGCGGGTTGTACGGCGGGACAGTGTGGTGCGAGTGGAACTGGCAGAGCTTACCACTGAGCTGGACCTAGACATCCTTAGTCGCCTGGGAAGCCTGAGCAAAGCCTTCAGCTACTGTCCCACACAGACTACTGGACCCGGACTTGCACAG ACCCAGAGCAGTGAGCTCTACTCCTCCTTCACCCTCCTCTCACCACACACAGTACTTAGGCTTCGTTTCCCCATACCTGACTTACGTCCCCTTCCTAAGCGTCGGCTTCCAACCCAGAGGGCAGTGCGGCAGGAAACCTTGGTGCTGGAGCTGACAGAACTGGAGCTGAAGCACCAGGAGGCTCCAGACCTCCAGGGCGAGCAGAACACACAGGGACAGGCATGGGCTCCCTGCCTCACCCAGCTGCTGGAGGCCTCCTTCACTGACCTTCATG GGTCATATGAGGGCTGGGAGGGCGGCTCTTTCCCCTGTATCAGAGTGAAAAAGGACCGTGACACTCTACCAAG GATATCAGTACGTGTACGAGGGGGCGAGGCTCTTGGCCCAGCAACAGGTCTGAGTGGAATGAACCTGGGTTTTATTGGGGATCTGGGTGCCGCCTTCTGTGAAAGTCACTGTGAACTCAACGACAAAACCAGCTCTCCATTCTCCTCCAACCGCACCATGTTTGAGACTGAGGAG ATGGTGATTCCAGCTGACCCAGAGGAGATGAGTCAGTTTCAGGCACAGTGTGTtagtcagtgtcagtgtgctgTGGACATCAGTCTTCCACTGGCCTACATCCTCCTTCCCAGCAAACAGGCCTTCCAGAGCATCTACAACAG GATTAATAATGATCTGTTGATGTGGGAGCCACCTCCTCCCCCTTCGGCCTACAGTCCTGACCAAAGCCGCTACCACCACAGTGATGACTTCCAGCTCTGCAAGTCAGCTTTTAGATTGG ACTCTGATTCAGAAGAGGACGAGCCCCCTTTCTACTTGGCCAGTGAATCAGCTGGAAGGACACAACAGACAGCTCCCTGCCCCAACCACAACCTCAGCCTTCTTTCCCTAACTGTGTTTATCAGCAAAGGTCGCCTAGAAGCCAGAACAGACAGGAAG GAGGACCAGAGTCATGGCGAAATTGTACTTGACTTAGAAGGGGGAAAAATATTCAGTGTGGCACAACACCAGAATGACCCCAATCTCAATTTCCTGTGTCTGGAGAGCAGACGAGTTGAGCTCTATCATCGAG CGGGGGTGAAAGACACCCCAATCCCACAGCGACTGGAGATGCCCAGCTTCACTCCTCCGAAGGACTTAGACCCTACCATCTACCCCACAGAGGTGGGCGTGAGCAGTGTGAgtggcagagagacagagccacATATGTTGTCCACAGCCATCAAAATCACACTGGACCTCCAGAGAAATGTCAAG GAGTTTGTAGTTGCCCTTCGACTTCAAGGTGCCACAATGCGACATTATGTGACACAAACCAGTCAGAGCTGGCATGAGCAT cTGGTTGACTTCCTAGATGTCATTGATGATCCCATTCTGGGCTATACAGCACCTGCTGTCATCACTGTGCTCCACACACACCTTGCTACCTGTGCTGTTGACTACAG ACCGCTGTATCTGCCTCTGCGAGTGTTGTTTACAGCAGagtccttctctctgtccagtAATATCATTGTAGACACTGCCACTTTTCACCTAAG ATTCATCTTGGATGACTCTGCTCTCTACCTCTCTGATAAATGTGAGACTAATACTGTGGACTTACGGAGAG AATATGTGTGCGTCCTGGACATTGACTTGCTGGAGCTCGCTATCACAACATGGAAAGGCAGTGCTACAGCCAAACTA GCCCAGCCTCTCTTTGAACTGCGTTGCTCCAACAATGTGGTCCACCTTCATACCTGTGCCGATTCCTGTGCTGCCCTGGTTAATCTGCTTCAGTACCTGGTCTCCCAAGGGGACCTGCATCCCCCGCCACGGCACACCTCACCCACTGAGATTGCTGGCCAGAAATTACCA CTGTCAGAAAGTCCTGCCTCTGGGATGCCCTGCCCTCCAGCTGAAACCGCTGAGATTAACCAGTATGATCTGGCTGATGCTTTAATTGACACAGAGAAGAACTACAGAGAAGAGAGTTTAGATCCCG TTTCACCCTCTGTGCCAAGAGGATCTCCTGTCTCTGTATACTTGTTCCCTGGTGAAGCGTCGAAGCACAGCTCTTCTGTCCTGGAGGGTGAGGACTCTGAGCTTGATCAGCTTGTTGCCACAGCAACAGAGGCACAGGCAGATATGTCAGATGAATGCTCAGAGGGATCCAGCGACAATGACGACTTCTGCATCCTAGAGGCTCCTGGCATGGGCATTCCT CCAAAGGATGGAGAGCCTGTGGTGACAGTGCTGTCCCAGGGGTCCATCAGGGTGAAGGACAGTCACTTCTCAAGGCCTCGAGGCAGTTCAGACCTGCTCAGGGCACCCAGCCGTTTCCCAGTGCCCCAGAGCAGAGTGGTGCTGCGAGAGATCTCTGTGGTCTGGCATCTCTATGGGGGCAAGGACTTTGGTGGAAAACCCATATCTGTACATGCACAGCATGCAAACAG AGGTCGTTTAGTTCCTGCTGGTGTCCGTGGCTCTCCATCTCGCTCCATCACTTCCTCTCGTCCACAGAACTCTTGGCGCTGGGCTGGAGGTAGTGGGCGCCAGCACACACTGCTGATGGAGATCCAGCTCACAAAG GTGTCTTTCCAGCATGAGTCCTACCCAGTGGCGGTAGCTGGGCAGGATGGGGATGGGTCAGTGGCAgctggggtgggggtgggttcCGGGGGTGAGCACCCTGTCTCCAGGCAGGTTTTCATTGTCCAGGAGCTGGAGGTTCGAGACCGATTGGCTTCCTCTCAACTTAACAAATTTCTCTACCTCTACACCAGTGAGAGCATGCCCCGCCGAGCCCACTCCAACATG CTGACTGTGAAGGCGTTGCAAGTGTGTCCAGAGTCTGGCCTTGGAGGTCCAGAGTGCTGTCTTCGAGTCAGTCTGCTGCCACTACGACTTAACATTGACCAG GATGCACTTTTCTTCTTGAAGGACTTCTTTAGTGATCTGTCTTCTTCTGTGAACCCTTACCTGCCTGTGGACCCTGCAACTGAAG tgaagGCAGATGCCAACCAGAAGGCATCTGAAGAGGCGGCTGCAGCTACTGGTCTAGGTCCTGACCTCACAGCTTCCATCGAAACTACCTACAGTGAACAAAGCTCCTCATCTGCtggctcctcttcctcttctgaCCAGCCAATCTACTTCCG GGAGTTCCGTTTCACCTCCGAAGTGCCTATCTGGTTGGACTATCAGGGCAAACATGTGGTCATTGAACAG GGAACATTTGCAGGGATTCTAATCGGCCTGGCCCAGTTAAACTGTTCTGAGTTGAAGCTGAAGAGGCTCTGTTGCAGACATGG TCTTCTGGGTGTTGACAAAGTGATCCAGTATGCCGTCACGGAGTGGCTGACAGACATTAGGAAGAATCAATTGCCGGGGATTCTGGGAGGTGTTGGCCCCATGCACTCGGTTGTCCAGCTGT TCCATGGAGTGAGAGATCTATTCTGGTTGCCCATAGAGCAGTACAGGAAAGATGGACGCATTATTCGAGGTCTCCAGAGGGGGGCAGCGTCCTTTGGCACCTCCACAGCATCTGCTGCTCTGGAGCTCAGCAACAGGCTGGTGCAAGCCATTCAG GCTACAGCAGAAACTGTCTATGACATTCTCTCTCCAACCCCACCGCTGAATCGCTATGCCATCACTGAGGGCCGGCCCCGCAGAGCAGCCCAGCCTGCAGATCTCAGAGAAGGTGTTGCCAAGGCCTATGACACTGTCAGAGAG GGAGTGATTGACACAGCTCAGACTCTCTGTGATGTAGCGTCCCGCGGCCATGAACAGAAGGGTCTTCCTGGTGCTGTGGGTGGTGTCCTGCGGCAGATTCCACCCACGGTTGTCCGACCCTTGATAGTTGCATCTGAAGCCACATCTAATCTGCTTGGCGGCATGCGGAATCAGATTAAACCAGACGCTCGGAAGGAGGATTTCCTGAAGTGGCGCACGGAGGACAGCCAAGAATga